The Streptomyces luteogriseus genome includes a window with the following:
- the gap gene encoding type I glyceraldehyde-3-phosphate dehydrogenase produces the protein MTIRVGINGFGRIGRNYFRALLEQGADIEIVAVNDLGDTATTAHLLKYDTILGRLKQEVTHTADTITVDGKTIKVLAERNPADIPWGELGVDIVIESTGIFTKKADAEKHIAGGAKKVLISAPAKDEDVTIVMGVNQDKYDPANHHVISNASCTTNCVAPMAKVLDENFGIVKGLMTTVHAYTNDQRILDFPHKDLRRARAAAENIIPTTTGAAKATALVLPQLKGKLDGIAMRVPVPTGSVTDLVLELSREVTKEEVNAAFQKAAEGELKGILEYTEDPIVSSDIVNAPASCTFDSSLTMVQEGKSVKVIGWYDNEWGYSNRLVDLTVFVGSQL, from the coding sequence GTGACGATCCGCGTAGGCATCAACGGCTTCGGCCGTATCGGTCGTAACTACTTCCGCGCGCTCCTGGAGCAGGGTGCAGACATCGAGATCGTGGCTGTCAACGACCTGGGTGACACCGCGACCACCGCTCACCTGCTGAAGTACGACACGATCCTGGGCCGCCTCAAGCAGGAGGTCACCCACACCGCCGACACGATCACCGTCGACGGCAAGACGATCAAGGTCCTGGCCGAGCGCAACCCCGCCGACATCCCGTGGGGCGAGCTGGGCGTCGACATCGTCATCGAGTCGACCGGCATCTTCACCAAGAAGGCCGACGCCGAGAAGCACATCGCCGGTGGCGCGAAGAAGGTCCTCATCTCGGCTCCGGCCAAGGACGAGGACGTCACCATCGTGATGGGCGTCAACCAGGACAAGTACGACCCGGCGAACCACCACGTCATCTCCAACGCCTCCTGCACCACCAACTGTGTGGCGCCGATGGCGAAGGTCCTCGACGAGAACTTCGGCATCGTCAAGGGCCTGATGACGACGGTGCACGCGTACACCAACGACCAGCGCATCCTGGACTTCCCGCACAAGGACCTGCGTCGCGCGCGTGCCGCCGCCGAGAACATCATCCCGACCACCACGGGCGCCGCCAAGGCCACCGCGCTGGTCCTGCCGCAGCTCAAGGGCAAGCTGGACGGCATCGCCATGCGCGTCCCGGTCCCGACCGGCTCGGTCACCGACCTGGTCCTCGAGCTGTCCCGCGAGGTCACCAAGGAAGAGGTCAACGCCGCCTTCCAGAAGGCCGCGGAGGGCGAGCTCAAGGGCATCCTCGAGTACACCGAGGACCCGATCGTCTCCTCCGACATCGTGAACGCCCCGGCGTCCTGCACCTTCGACTCCTCCCTGACCATGGTCCAGGAGGGCAAGAGCGTGAAGGTCATCGGCTGGTACGACAACGAGTGGGGCTACTCCAACCGCCTCGTGGACCTTACGGTCTTCGTCGGCAGCCAGCTCTGA
- a CDS encoding phosphoglycerate kinase, with protein sequence MKTIDELLTEGVAGKRVFVRADLNVPLDGTRITDDGRIRAVLPTVKALADAGGRVVVASHLGRPKGTPDPAFSLAPAAARLGELLGSDVAFATDTVGESARTTVAGLADGQVAVVENLRFNAGETSKDDAERGAFADELAALADVYVGDGFGAVHRGHASVFDLPARLPHYAGYLIATEVGVLRKLTDDVKRPYAVVLGGAKVSDKLAVIDQLLGKADRLLIGGGMVFTFLKAKGHEIGSSLVQEDQLPVVLEYIERAEKNGVELVLPVDVVVAPEFPDLKTKAPGRPSTVAADAMPAGQMGLDIGPESRKLYASKIADAATVFWNGPMGVFEHPDFAEGTKAVAQALLDSQAFTVVGGGDSAAAVRILGFDENAFGHISTGGGASLEYLEGKTLPGLAALED encoded by the coding sequence ATGAAGACGATCGACGAACTCCTCACCGAAGGGGTCGCGGGCAAGCGGGTCTTCGTCCGCGCCGATCTGAACGTGCCGCTGGACGGCACGCGCATCACCGACGACGGCCGCATCCGCGCCGTGCTGCCCACGGTCAAGGCCCTCGCCGACGCGGGCGGACGGGTCGTCGTCGCCTCCCACCTGGGCCGCCCCAAGGGCACCCCGGACCCGGCCTTCTCCCTCGCTCCGGCCGCCGCGCGCCTCGGTGAACTCCTCGGGTCGGACGTGGCCTTCGCGACCGACACGGTCGGCGAGTCCGCCCGGACCACCGTCGCCGGCCTCGCCGACGGCCAGGTCGCGGTCGTCGAGAACCTGCGCTTCAACGCCGGTGAGACGAGCAAGGACGACGCCGAGCGCGGCGCCTTCGCCGACGAGCTCGCCGCCCTCGCGGACGTCTACGTGGGCGACGGCTTCGGCGCCGTGCACCGGGGGCACGCCTCGGTCTTCGACCTTCCGGCCCGCCTGCCGCACTACGCCGGCTACCTCATCGCCACCGAGGTCGGCGTCCTGAGGAAGCTCACCGACGACGTCAAGCGGCCCTACGCCGTCGTCCTGGGCGGCGCCAAGGTGTCCGACAAGCTCGCCGTCATCGACCAGCTGCTCGGCAAGGCCGACCGCCTGCTCATCGGCGGCGGCATGGTCTTCACCTTCCTCAAGGCCAAGGGCCACGAGATCGGATCCTCCCTGGTCCAGGAAGACCAGCTCCCGGTCGTCCTGGAGTACATCGAGCGCGCCGAGAAGAACGGCGTCGAACTGGTCCTGCCGGTGGACGTCGTGGTCGCGCCGGAGTTCCCGGACCTCAAGACCAAGGCCCCGGGCCGGCCCAGCACCGTCGCCGCGGACGCCATGCCGGCCGGCCAGATGGGCCTGGACATCGGCCCCGAGTCCCGCAAGCTGTACGCCTCGAAGATCGCCGACGCCGCCACCGTCTTCTGGAACGGCCCCATGGGCGTCTTCGAGCACCCCGATTTCGCCGAGGGCACCAAGGCGGTCGCCCAGGCCCTCCTCGACTCCCAGGCCTTCACGGTGGTCGGTGGTGGCGACTCCGCCGCCGCCGTCCGCATCCTGGGCTTCGACGAGAACGCATTCGGCCACATCTCGACCGGTGGCGGCGCCTCCCTCGAATACCTCGAGGGCAAGACGCTCCCCGGCCTCGCCGCACTGGAGGACTGA
- the tpiA gene encoding triose-phosphate isomerase — protein sequence MSTRTPLMAGNWKMNLNHLEAIAHVQKLAFALADKDYEAVEVAVLPPFTDLRSVQTLVDGDKLKIKYGAQDISAHDSGAFTGEISGPMLAKLKCTYVAIGHSERRQYHAETDELVNAKVKAAYKHGLTPILCVGEELEVREAGNHVSHTLAQVEGGLKDLPAEQAETVVIAYEPVWAIGTGKVCGAEDAQEVCAAIRGKIAELYSQDLADKIRIQYGGSVKAGNVAEIMAQADIDGALVGGASLDADEFVKIVRFRDQ from the coding sequence ATGAGCACGCGCACGCCGCTGATGGCGGGCAACTGGAAGATGAACCTCAACCACCTCGAGGCCATCGCGCACGTCCAGAAGCTCGCCTTCGCCCTGGCCGACAAGGACTACGAGGCCGTCGAGGTCGCCGTCCTGCCGCCCTTCACCGACCTGCGCTCCGTGCAGACCCTGGTCGACGGCGACAAGCTCAAGATCAAGTACGGCGCCCAGGACATCTCGGCCCACGACAGCGGTGCCTTCACCGGCGAGATCTCCGGCCCCATGCTGGCCAAGCTGAAGTGCACGTACGTCGCCATCGGCCACAGCGAGCGCCGGCAGTACCACGCCGAGACCGACGAGCTGGTGAACGCCAAGGTCAAGGCCGCCTACAAGCACGGCCTGACCCCGATCCTGTGCGTCGGCGAGGAGCTGGAGGTCCGCGAGGCGGGCAACCACGTCTCCCACACCCTCGCCCAGGTCGAGGGCGGTCTGAAGGACCTCCCGGCCGAGCAGGCCGAGACCGTCGTGATCGCCTACGAGCCCGTCTGGGCCATCGGCACCGGCAAGGTCTGCGGCGCCGAGGACGCCCAGGAGGTCTGCGCTGCGATCCGCGGCAAGATCGCCGAGCTGTACTCGCAGGACCTCGCCGACAAGATCCGCATCCAGTACGGCGGCTCGGTCAAGGCGGGCAACGTCGCGGAGATCATGGCCCAGGCCGACATCGACGGCGCCCTGGTCGGCGGCGCCTCGCTGGACGCGGACGAGTTCGTCAAGATCGTGCGCTTCCGCGACCAGTGA
- the secG gene encoding preprotein translocase subunit SecG, protein MVLGFSIALIVFSLLLMLLVLMHKGKGGGLSDMFGGGMQSSVGGSSVAERNLDRITVVVGLGWFACIVVLGILMKVNN, encoded by the coding sequence GTGGTTTTGGGGTTCTCGATCGCCCTGATCGTCTTCAGCCTGCTGCTGATGCTGCTGGTGCTGATGCACAAGGGGAAGGGCGGCGGCCTCTCCGACATGTTCGGCGGCGGCATGCAGTCCTCCGTCGGCGGCTCCTCGGTCGCCGAGCGCAACCTCGACCGGATCACCGTCGTGGTCGGTCTGGGATGGTTCGCGTGCATTGTCGTGCTCGGCATCCTGATGAAGGTGAACAACTGA
- a CDS encoding RNA polymerase-binding protein RbpA, giving the protein MASGNAIRGSRVGAGPMGEAERGESAPRLRISFWCSNGHETQPSFASDAQVPDTWDCPRCGFPAGQDRDNPPDPPRTEPYKTHLAYVRERRSDADGEAILAEALAKLRGEI; this is encoded by the coding sequence GTGGCAAGTGGCAACGCGATCCGGGGAAGCCGGGTCGGGGCGGGGCCGATGGGCGAGGCCGAGCGCGGCGAGTCCGCGCCGCGGCTGCGCATCTCCTTCTGGTGCTCCAACGGACACGAGACCCAGCCGAGCTTCGCCAGCGACGCGCAGGTGCCCGATACCTGGGACTGTCCCCGCTGTGGCTTTCCGGCAGGCCAGGACCGGGACAACCCCCCGGACCCGCCGCGGACCGAGCCCTACAAGACGCACCTGGCGTATGTGCGGGAGCGGCGCAGTGACGCGGACGGCGAGGCGATCCTCGCCGAGGCGCTCGCCAAACTGCGGGGCGAGATCTAG
- a CDS encoding MFS transporter — translation MAAVEVGSLRAPAWRGGFGRLWSAAVLSSFGDALRTAALPLLAVTLTDDPLLIASVTACGHLPWIVFGLLGGAVADRVDQRRAMWTVDAVRGLLVAAFAVAVALGHASIALLIVLAFALTTLQTLFDNAATALLPALVDRDALGSANARLLTGQRIAGGLLGGPIVPLLLAAGVAVPFAADAVTFLVAAALIATLPAAEPDREPRPAGSTLRREIAEGLRVLTRDKALRGLCTATALCNVGMGALVATLVILVTGWLDAGNAGYAVAMTAYTVGSLAGGGVGGRLVARFGRMRLVLVAGTAQTAALLVMGSVRSMVALVAALAVFGFMGMVWNVNTTTLMQQRSPAELLGRVSSAFRTLAVAGAPLGALLGGAVAGAWGENTPALLAAAFFVLSVTALIPARRSDVPVVAPDDGATTGHGNR, via the coding sequence GTGGCGGCGGTCGAGGTGGGGAGTCTCCGCGCGCCCGCGTGGCGTGGGGGGTTCGGGCGGCTGTGGAGTGCCGCCGTGCTGTCCAGCTTCGGCGACGCACTGCGGACGGCGGCGCTGCCCCTGCTGGCTGTCACCCTGACCGACGATCCGCTGCTCATCGCCTCCGTCACGGCCTGTGGTCATCTCCCCTGGATCGTCTTCGGCCTGCTCGGCGGGGCCGTCGCCGACCGGGTGGACCAGCGGCGGGCCATGTGGACGGTGGACGCGGTGCGCGGGCTGCTGGTCGCCGCCTTCGCGGTGGCCGTCGCCCTCGGCCATGCCTCGATCGCCCTGCTGATCGTGCTGGCCTTCGCGCTGACGACCCTGCAGACCCTCTTCGACAACGCCGCCACCGCACTGCTGCCCGCCCTGGTCGACCGGGACGCGCTGGGCAGCGCCAACGCCCGGCTGCTGACCGGCCAGCGCATCGCGGGCGGTCTGCTGGGCGGACCGATCGTGCCGCTGCTGCTGGCCGCCGGGGTGGCGGTGCCGTTCGCGGCGGACGCGGTGACCTTCCTGGTGGCGGCCGCGCTCATCGCCACGCTCCCGGCCGCCGAGCCGGACCGAGAGCCGAGGCCGGCGGGGAGCACACTGCGACGGGAGATCGCCGAGGGACTGCGCGTCCTCACCCGCGACAAGGCGTTGCGCGGACTGTGCACGGCCACCGCCCTGTGCAACGTCGGCATGGGCGCCCTCGTCGCCACCCTCGTGATCCTGGTGACCGGCTGGCTCGACGCGGGCAACGCCGGATACGCGGTGGCGATGACCGCGTACACGGTCGGCAGTCTGGCCGGGGGAGGGGTGGGCGGTCGGCTCGTCGCCCGCTTCGGACGGATGCGCCTGGTGCTGGTCGCCGGGACGGCGCAGACCGCCGCCCTCCTCGTCATGGGCTCGGTGCGCAGCATGGTCGCGCTGGTGGCCGCCCTGGCCGTCTTCGGGTTCATGGGGATGGTGTGGAACGTCAACACCACGACGCTGATGCAACAGCGCAGCCCCGCCGAGCTGCTGGGCCGTGTGAGCTCCGCCTTCCGTACGCTCGCGGTCGCGGGCGCACCCCTGGGCGCGCTGCTGGGCGGAGCCGTCGCCGGCGCCTGGGGGGAGAACACCCCCGCGCTGCTCGCGGCCGCCTTCTTCGTCCTGTCCGTCACCGCGCTGATACCCGCCCGCCGTTCGGACGTACCTGTTGTTGCGCCGGACGACGGCGCGACGACAGGCCACGGCAACCGCTGA
- the pgi gene encoding glucose-6-phosphate isomerase, whose product MNADGRTRLNQTPEWTALAKHREELGEVRLRELFAADPGRGAAYTLRVGDLYVDYSKHLVTDDTLRLLRELAAATDVFGLRDAMFRGERINTTEDRAVLHTALRAPRDAVIEVDGENVVPGVHAVLDKMAAFADRVRSGEWTGHTGKRIRNIVNVGIGGSDLGPAMAYEVLRAFTDRSLTVRFVSNVDGADLHEAVRDLDPAETLFIVASKTFTTIETITNATSARSWLLKGLGGDEKAVAKHFVALSTNAEKVAGFGIDVDNMFEFWDWVGGRYSYDSAIGLSLMIAIGPDRFREMLDGFRIVDEHFRNAPAEANAPLLLGLLGIWYGNFHDAQSHAVLPYSHYLSKFTAYLQQLDMESNGKSVDRDGKPVEWQTGPVVWGTPGTNGQHAYYQLIHQGTKLIPADFIGFARPVAELSEPLKAQHDLLMANFFAQTQALAFGKTPEEVRAEGAPEELVPHKTFQGNHPTTTILAPELTPSVLGQLVALYEHKVFVQGAVWNIDSFDQWGVELGKVLAKRVEPALTEGAEVEGLDASTKALVATYRELRGR is encoded by the coding sequence ATGAACGCAGACGGCCGTACCAGGCTCAACCAGACGCCCGAGTGGACGGCACTGGCCAAGCACCGCGAGGAGCTGGGCGAAGTCCGGCTGCGCGAGCTGTTCGCCGCCGACCCCGGCCGCGGCGCCGCGTACACCCTCCGGGTCGGCGACCTGTACGTCGACTACTCCAAGCACCTGGTCACCGACGACACCCTGCGGCTGCTGCGCGAACTGGCCGCCGCCACCGACGTCTTCGGGCTCCGGGACGCGATGTTCCGCGGCGAGAGGATCAACACCACCGAGGACCGGGCCGTGCTGCACACCGCGCTGCGCGCCCCGCGGGACGCCGTCATCGAGGTCGACGGCGAGAACGTCGTCCCGGGTGTGCACGCCGTGCTCGACAAGATGGCCGCATTCGCCGACCGGGTGCGGTCGGGGGAGTGGACCGGCCACACCGGCAAGCGGATCCGGAACATCGTCAACGTCGGCATCGGCGGCTCCGACCTCGGCCCCGCGATGGCGTACGAGGTGCTGCGGGCCTTCACCGACCGCTCGCTGACGGTGCGTTTCGTGTCGAACGTGGACGGCGCCGACCTGCACGAGGCGGTTCGGGACCTGGACCCGGCGGAGACCCTGTTCATCGTCGCGTCCAAGACCTTCACCACGATCGAGACGATCACGAACGCCACCTCGGCGCGCTCCTGGCTGCTCAAGGGGCTGGGCGGCGACGAGAAGGCGGTGGCGAAGCACTTCGTCGCGCTGTCGACCAACGCGGAGAAGGTCGCCGGCTTCGGTATCGACGTCGACAACATGTTCGAGTTCTGGGACTGGGTCGGCGGCCGCTACTCGTACGACTCCGCGATCGGCCTGTCCCTGATGATCGCGATCGGCCCGGACCGCTTCCGGGAGATGCTCGACGGCTTCCGCATCGTCGACGAGCACTTCCGCAACGCCCCGGCCGAGGCCAACGCCCCCCTGCTGCTGGGCCTGCTGGGCATCTGGTACGGCAACTTCCACGACGCCCAGTCGCACGCCGTCCTGCCCTACAGCCACTACCTGTCCAAGTTCACCGCCTACCTCCAGCAGCTCGACATGGAGTCCAACGGCAAGTCGGTGGACCGCGACGGAAAGCCGGTGGAGTGGCAGACCGGGCCGGTGGTGTGGGGCACGCCCGGCACCAACGGGCAGCACGCCTACTACCAGTTGATCCACCAGGGCACCAAGCTCATCCCCGCGGACTTCATCGGCTTCGCCCGGCCCGTCGCCGAGCTGAGCGAGCCGCTCAAGGCCCAGCACGACCTGCTGATGGCCAACTTCTTCGCGCAGACGCAGGCTCTCGCGTTCGGCAAGACGCCCGAGGAGGTCCGGGCCGAGGGTGCGCCCGAGGAGCTGGTGCCGCACAAGACGTTCCAGGGCAACCACCCGACGACCACGATCCTCGCGCCCGAGCTGACGCCGTCCGTCCTCGGTCAGCTGGTCGCCCTCTACGAGCACAAGGTGTTCGTGCAGGGCGCCGTCTGGAACATCGACTCCTTCGACCAGTGGGGCGTCGAGCTCGGCAAGGTCCTCGCCAAGCGCGTCGAGCCCGCGCTGACCGAGGGCGCCGAGGTCGAGGGCCTGGACGCCTCCACCAAGGCGCTGGTCGCCACGTACCGGGAGCTGCGCGGCCGGTAG
- a CDS encoding ABC transporter permease — translation MRATLRWAHSDLRTHRGEALFLVLATAGIVASLLLATALFGYATNPWQRVFTQSHGAHVWLHTDKAADTGKLAQLTGVDSVSGPYPTAAATVASRGSRAAVELRATAERPSAGRPPIVSGHWLDPSTPNGVVLESRLARALLAEPGDTLTVPGTARELTVVGLADSAEPRYRPGEQPGLVWALPSAVPDPGGQVIGLRLTDPGDTSYVVQRAVTVLGSGAIGEVSTWQQARAEAQGDNRLLGQVLGLFGLGALVAAGFAVHGAIGTRIRGHLRDLSVLKAIGFTPGQVVRIFLLQHLAYALLGAVAAAGLAEALGSRIPGRLGDAVGVWQGLPGHTVALLVVPVGAVLFIGATTGLAAWRAGRVPPVPVPRPAAPSGGRLSGVARRALGVRIPPALVLGWHKAFTRRPRSLATVARLTLPLLLIVVAMSAWTTLDRFHSEPERIGLPTTLSVRADDSGLSEQQTRSLLERDPDVAAAYPGVETAALGASQTATIALRGLGTHQDPYPYTLAEGRPARGADEAVAGQGFLDLLDVRVGDWVRMTVGDQPQILHIVGRSIEPENAGRVISTSLDTLRENDPDLRPTVYELRLAADADPREVADRLAKAGGGHLDVHTVTNPADGLSPLRAVVAGLIAVLALIGLIELLTAIGGTVRESERDLLALKAIGLSPRQITAITVTATGLTALAAVLTATALGLPLARWLIDAQGRSSGIGAGIAQGPSAALMVLLGMAAVLCAAALAAVPAARAARRRLADTLSAVA, via the coding sequence GTGCGAGCCACCCTGCGCTGGGCGCACTCCGATCTGCGCACGCACCGCGGCGAGGCGCTGTTCCTCGTCCTCGCCACCGCGGGCATCGTCGCCTCCCTGTTGCTGGCCACGGCCCTGTTCGGTTACGCGACCAACCCCTGGCAGCGTGTGTTCACGCAGTCGCACGGCGCCCATGTGTGGCTGCACACCGACAAGGCGGCCGACACCGGGAAGCTGGCCCAGCTGACCGGCGTGGACTCCGTCAGCGGCCCCTACCCGACCGCCGCCGCCACCGTCGCCTCGCGCGGCAGCCGCGCCGCCGTCGAGCTGCGCGCCACTGCGGAACGGCCCTCCGCCGGCCGTCCCCCGATCGTCTCCGGTCACTGGCTGGACCCCTCGACCCCGAACGGCGTGGTGCTGGAGAGCCGTCTCGCCCGCGCCCTGCTGGCCGAGCCCGGCGACACCCTCACCGTGCCCGGCACCGCCCGTGAGCTGACCGTCGTGGGCCTCGCCGACAGCGCCGAGCCGCGCTACCGGCCCGGTGAGCAGCCGGGCCTGGTCTGGGCCCTGCCGTCGGCGGTGCCGGATCCCGGTGGCCAGGTGATCGGGCTGCGGCTGACGGATCCGGGCGACACGTCCTACGTCGTCCAGCGCGCGGTGACCGTGCTGGGCTCCGGGGCGATCGGCGAGGTCTCCACCTGGCAGCAGGCGCGGGCCGAGGCGCAGGGCGACAACCGGCTGCTCGGCCAGGTACTGGGACTGTTCGGGCTCGGCGCCCTGGTCGCGGCCGGGTTCGCGGTGCACGGGGCGATCGGCACTCGTATCCGCGGTCATCTGCGGGACCTCTCCGTCCTGAAGGCCATCGGCTTCACCCCGGGCCAGGTGGTCCGGATCTTCCTTCTCCAGCACCTCGCCTACGCCCTGCTGGGTGCCGTGGCCGCCGCCGGTCTCGCCGAGGCCCTGGGCAGCCGGATCCCGGGGCGGCTCGGGGACGCGGTGGGGGTGTGGCAGGGGCTGCCCGGGCACACCGTGGCGCTGCTCGTGGTCCCGGTCGGCGCGGTGCTGTTCATCGGCGCGACCACCGGGCTGGCCGCCTGGCGGGCCGGACGCGTGCCGCCGGTGCCGGTGCCGCGTCCCGCCGCACCGTCGGGCGGACGGCTGTCGGGCGTGGCGCGCCGGGCCCTCGGCGTGCGGATCCCGCCCGCGCTGGTGCTGGGCTGGCACAAGGCGTTCACCCGCCGCCCCCGGTCCCTGGCCACCGTCGCCCGCCTCACGCTGCCGCTGCTGCTGATCGTCGTGGCGATGAGCGCCTGGACCACCCTGGACCGCTTCCACAGCGAGCCCGAGCGGATCGGCCTGCCCACCACCCTCAGCGTCCGCGCCGACGACTCCGGCCTGAGCGAGCAGCAGACCCGCTCCCTCCTGGAACGCGACCCGGACGTCGCCGCCGCCTACCCGGGCGTCGAGACGGCGGCCCTGGGCGCGAGCCAGACGGCTACCATCGCGCTGCGCGGCCTCGGCACCCACCAGGACCCCTACCCGTACACCCTCGCCGAGGGCCGCCCCGCCCGCGGTGCCGACGAGGCCGTGGCCGGTCAGGGGTTCCTCGACCTGCTGGACGTGCGCGTCGGCGACTGGGTCCGGATGACCGTCGGCGACCAGCCGCAGATCCTGCACATCGTGGGCCGCAGCATCGAGCCGGAGAACGCCGGCCGGGTCATCTCCACGTCCCTCGACACCCTCCGCGAGAACGACCCGGATCTCCGCCCGACCGTCTACGAACTCCGGCTGGCCGCCGACGCCGACCCGCGCGAGGTCGCCGACCGGCTCGCGAAGGCCGGGGGCGGCCACCTGGACGTGCACACGGTGACCAACCCGGCCGACGGGCTCTCGCCGCTGCGCGCGGTCGTCGCCGGGCTGATCGCCGTGCTGGCCCTCATCGGGCTCATCGAGCTGCTGACCGCGATCGGCGGCACCGTCCGCGAGAGCGAACGGGACCTGCTGGCCCTGAAGGCCATCGGCCTGTCCCCCCGGCAGATCACGGCGATCACCGTCACGGCCACCGGCCTCACGGCGCTGGCGGCCGTCCTCACCGCCACCGCCCTGGGCTTGCCGCTCGCCCGGTGGCTGATCGACGCCCAGGGCCGGTCCAGCGGCATCGGCGCGGGCATCGCGCAGGGGCCCTCCGCGGCGTTGATGGTGCTGCTCGGGATGGCAGCGGTGCTCTGCGCGGCCGCGCTTGCCGCCGTCCCCGCGGCCCGGGCGGCCCGGCGGCGCCTCGCGGACACGCTGAGCGCGGTGGCCTGA
- a CDS encoding ABC transporter ATP-binding protein: MSDDRPAPVLRAEGLVKTHHGEGAPAHAVRGVDLCVRQGEFVAITGPSGAGKSTLLHLLGGLQRPDAGRLWLDGESTDTYGEARWAVERRKRIGIVFQFFNLVSNLSVADNVELPALLAGTPPKQARTEREALLAELGLTGKERSMPGELSGGEQQRVALARALVNHPPLLLADEPAGSLDSKGTREVMRLLSRFHQRGQTIVLVTHDARLASAADRVISFFDGRIADDAELDGGSTPPRRSGISGVLELKD; this comes from the coding sequence GTGAGCGACGACCGTCCCGCTCCTGTGCTGCGCGCCGAGGGGCTGGTGAAGACCCACCACGGCGAGGGTGCCCCGGCGCACGCCGTGCGCGGGGTCGACCTGTGCGTACGCCAGGGCGAGTTCGTGGCGATCACCGGCCCGTCCGGCGCCGGCAAGTCGACGCTGCTGCATCTGCTCGGCGGGCTCCAGCGGCCGGACGCGGGGCGCCTGTGGCTCGACGGCGAGTCGACCGACACCTACGGCGAGGCCCGCTGGGCGGTGGAGCGCAGGAAACGGATCGGGATCGTCTTCCAGTTCTTCAACCTCGTCTCGAACCTGTCCGTCGCCGACAACGTGGAGCTGCCCGCCCTGCTCGCCGGCACCCCGCCGAAGCAGGCGCGCACCGAGCGCGAGGCGCTGCTGGCCGAGCTGGGCCTGACGGGCAAGGAGCGCAGCATGCCGGGCGAGCTGTCCGGCGGTGAGCAGCAGCGCGTCGCGCTGGCCCGGGCCCTGGTCAACCACCCGCCGCTGCTGCTGGCCGACGAGCCCGCGGGCAGCCTCGACTCCAAGGGCACCCGCGAGGTGATGCGGCTGCTGTCCCGCTTCCACCAGCGCGGCCAGACGATCGTGCTGGTCACGCACGACGCCCGGCTGGCGAGCGCCGCGGACCGGGTGATCAGCTTCTTCGACGGCCGGATCGCCGACGACGCGGAACTCGACGGCGGCTCCACCCCGCCGCGCCGCTCCGGCATATCCGGTGTGCTGGAACTCAAGGACTGA
- a CDS encoding PadR family transcriptional regulator, with protein MRLPLLALLARGPAHGYELKQDLEQLLGSAYPQPNVGQIYVTLGRLEKSGLIEGEDVAQSSRPNKKVYHLTDAGREALRAWFEEPEDEPRVRDEFFMKLALAPQTGLAEQITLINQQRRQYLNTMRQMSKLAAAENRDNRIAHLLIEGAMLHLQADLDWLERCQEELEELE; from the coding sequence GTGCGCCTGCCCCTCCTGGCCCTCCTCGCCCGCGGACCAGCCCATGGCTACGAGCTCAAGCAGGACCTTGAGCAACTGCTGGGCTCCGCGTACCCTCAGCCGAACGTCGGCCAGATCTATGTGACCCTCGGCCGCCTCGAGAAGTCGGGACTGATCGAGGGCGAGGACGTGGCGCAGTCCAGCCGACCCAACAAAAAGGTCTACCACCTCACCGACGCCGGGCGGGAGGCGCTGCGCGCCTGGTTCGAGGAGCCCGAGGACGAGCCGCGGGTGCGGGACGAGTTCTTCATGAAGCTGGCGCTCGCTCCGCAGACCGGCCTCGCCGAGCAGATCACCCTGATCAACCAGCAGCGGCGCCAGTACCTGAACACCATGCGGCAGATGTCGAAGCTGGCCGCCGCCGAGAACCGCGACAACCGCATCGCCCATCTGCTGATCGAGGGCGCGATGCTGCACCTGCAGGCCGACCTCGACTGGTTGGAACGGTGCCAGGAAGAGCTGGAGGAGCTGGAGTGA